A section of the Halichoerus grypus chromosome 11, mHalGry1.hap1.1, whole genome shotgun sequence genome encodes:
- the OR5D14 gene encoding olfactory receptor 5D14, with amino-acid sequence MYTPQYETTSSHTPPPSPPFEDTVVMVVRNLSVETTFALLGFTDYPELQIPLFLVFLIMYIITVVRNLGMIVIIKINPKFHTPMYFFLSHLSLVDFCYSSIVTPKLLENLVMADKSIFYFSCMLHYFLSCTAVVTESFLLVVMAYDRFVAICNPLLYTVVMSQRLCALLVSGSYLWGMFGPLVLLCYALQLNFSGHNIINHFFCEYTALIAVSSSDILIPHLLLFGFATFNKVSTLLIILTPYTFIFVTVLKICSAGGRRKAFSTCASHLTTITIFHGTILSLYCVPNSKNSRQTAKVASVFYTVVNSMLNLLIYSLRNKDMKDVLWKLIDTKVPFH; translated from the exons ATGTACACACCGCAATATG AAACAACTTCTTCCCATACCCCGCCCCCCTCACCTCCTTTCGAGGACACTGTGGTAATGGTGGTAAGAAATCTGAGTGTGGAGACAACCTTTGCCCTCTTGGGCTTCACAGATTACCCAGAGCTTCAGATTCCTCTCTTCCTCGTGTTTCTGATCATGTACATTATCACCGTGGTAAGAAATCTTGGGATGATAGTAATCATCAAGATTAACCCCAAATTTCACACtcccatgtactttttcctcAGCCACCTTTCTTTGGTTGATTTTTGTTACTCTTCCATCGTGACTCCCAAGCTGCTTGAGAACCTGGTCATGGCGGATAAAAGCATCTTCTACTTTAGCTGCATGTTGCATTACTTCCTGTCCTGTACCGCTGTGGTGACAGAATCCTTCCTGCTGGTGgtgatggcctatgaccgctTTGTGGCCATCTGCAACCCTCTGCTTTATACAGTGGTCATGTCGCAGAGGCTCTGTGCCCTGCTGGTGTCTGGCTCATATCTCTGGGGTATGTTTGGTCCCTTGGTACTCCTCTGCTATGCTCTCCAGCTAAACTTTTCTGGACATAACATAATCAACCATTTTTTCTGTGAATATACTGCTCTCATTGCTGTCTCGAGCTCAGACATACTCATTCCCCACCTGTTGCTTTTTGGCTTTGCCACTTTCAATAAGGTGAGCACACTGCTCATCATCCTCACTCcatacacttttatttttgtgactgtACTAAAGATCTGTTCTGCCGGCGGACGTCGAAAAGCCTTCTCCACCTGTGCCTCCCACCtgaccaccatcaccatcttccACGGGACCATCCTTTCCCTCTACTGTGTGCCCAACTCCAAGAACTCCAGGCAAACTGCCAAAGTGGCCTCTGTATTTTACACAGTCGTCAACTCTATGCTGAACCTTCTGATCTACAGCCTGAGGAATAAAGATATGAAGGATGTCCTCTGGAAACTAATAGACACAAAAGTCCCATTCCACTGA